In the Lentimicrobium sp. L6 genome, one interval contains:
- the groL gene encoding chaperonin GroEL (60 kDa chaperone family; promotes refolding of misfolded polypeptides especially under stressful conditions; forms two stacked rings of heptamers to form a barrel-shaped 14mer; ends can be capped by GroES; misfolded proteins enter the barrel where they are refolded when GroES binds) → MAKDIIFDYEAREALKKGVDALANAVKVTLGPKGRNVIIDKSFGGPAITKDGVTVAREIELTDTVENMGAQMVKEVASKTNDLAGDGTTTATVLAQAIVTTGLKNVTAGANPMDLKRGIDKAVAAVVADIKSQAIAVGDSNEKIEQVATISANNDKAIGGMIAAAMAKVKKEGVITIEEAKGFETSVDVVEGMQFDRGYISPYFVTNTEKMEAVYENPFILIYDKKVSNMKDLLPILEKAAQTGKALIIIAEDVESEALATLVVNRLRGSLKIAAVKAPGFGDRRKEMLEDIAILTGATVISEEKGYKLEDATLENLGTADKIVIDKDNTTIVSGKGEVALIESRVNQIKAQIESTTSDYDKEKLQERLAKLAGGVAVIYVGAGSEMELKEKKDRFEDALAATRAAIEEGIIPGGGVAFIRAISCLDDLAADNEDELTGIKIVKRAIEEPLRQIVANAGLESSVIVNEVRNGKGDYGFNARTEVYENLYESGVIDPAKVTRVALENAASISSMLLTTACVISEHKEEGGDAMPPMPAGGMGGMGGMGGMM, encoded by the coding sequence ATGGCAAAAGACATTATATTCGATTACGAAGCAAGAGAAGCTTTAAAGAAAGGTGTAGATGCATTAGCTAATGCAGTTAAAGTAACACTTGGACCAAAAGGTAGAAATGTAATTATTGACAAATCATTTGGTGGACCAGCCATTACTAAAGATGGGGTTACAGTAGCTAGAGAAATCGAGTTGACTGACACTGTTGAGAATATGGGTGCACAAATGGTGAAAGAAGTAGCTTCTAAAACCAACGATTTAGCTGGTGATGGTACAACTACTGCTACTGTTCTCGCTCAAGCAATTGTAACTACAGGATTAAAGAATGTTACCGCTGGTGCCAATCCAATGGATCTAAAAAGAGGTATTGACAAAGCGGTTGCTGCTGTTGTTGCTGATATCAAATCACAAGCTATTGCTGTAGGTGATAGTAATGAGAAAATAGAGCAAGTGGCTACTATTTCTGCTAATAACGATAAAGCTATTGGTGGAATGATTGCTGCAGCTATGGCTAAAGTAAAAAAAGAAGGTGTAATCACTATTGAAGAAGCCAAAGGTTTCGAAACTAGTGTTGATGTGGTTGAAGGTATGCAGTTCGATAGAGGATATATTTCTCCTTATTTCGTTACTAATACTGAGAAAATGGAAGCTGTTTATGAGAATCCATTCATCTTAATCTACGACAAGAAAGTAAGCAATATGAAAGATTTGCTTCCTATTCTAGAAAAAGCCGCTCAAACTGGAAAAGCATTAATCATTATTGCTGAAGATGTAGAAAGCGAAGCATTAGCTACTTTAGTAGTGAATAGATTAAGAGGTTCATTGAAAATTGCTGCTGTTAAAGCTCCAGGTTTTGGTGACCGTAGAAAAGAAATGTTAGAAGACATTGCTATCTTAACTGGAGCTACCGTTATTTCTGAAGAAAAAGGATATAAATTAGAGGATGCTACTTTAGAGAATCTAGGAACTGCTGATAAAATCGTTATCGACAAAGACAATACAACTATTGTAAGCGGTAAAGGTGAAGTAGCTCTAATAGAATCACGAGTAAATCAGATTAAAGCTCAAATTGAGTCTACAACTTCTGATTACGACAAAGAAAAGCTTCAAGAGCGTTTAGCTAAATTAGCTGGTGGTGTTGCAGTGATCTACGTTGGAGCTGGTTCTGAAATGGAATTGAAAGAAAAGAAAGATCGTTTCGAAGATGCTTTAGCTGCTACTAGGGCAGCTATTGAAGAAGGAATTATCCCTGGCGGTGGAGTCGCTTTCATTAGAGCCATTTCTTGCCTCGACGATTTAGCAGCCGATAACGAAGATGAGTTAACTGGTATTAAAATAGTAAAACGTGCTATTGAAGAGCCATTACGTCAAATCGTTGCCAATGCTGGTTTAGAGTCTTCTGTTATTGTTAATGAAGTAAGAAACGGTAAAGGCGATTATGGTTTCAATGCCAGAACAGAAGTTTACGAAAACCTTTATGAGTCAGGTGTAATTGACCCAGCTAAAGTTACTCGTGTAGCACTTGAAAATGCTGCTT
- a CDS encoding co-chaperone GroES, which produces MKIQPLGERVLIEPLAAETKTASGIIIPDTAKEKPSRGKVMATGKTEEGKDLLVKVGDTVLYGKFAGTEVELEGSNYLIMEQSEILAII; this is translated from the coding sequence ATGAAAATACAACCTTTAGGAGAACGAGTTTTAATTGAGCCATTAGCGGCAGAAACAAAAACAGCAAGTGGAATTATTATTCCAGATACAGCAAAAGAAAAACCATCGAGAGGAAAAGTGATGGCTACAGGTAAAACTGAAGAGGGAAAAGACCTTTTAGTAAAAGTTGGTGACACTGTACTTTATGGCAAATTTGCTGGTACTGAAGTAGAACTTGAAGGAAGCAATTACCTTATCATGGAGCAGTCAGAAATTCTGGCTATCATTTAA
- a CDS encoding MmcQ/YjbR family DNA-binding protein — MNIEEIRAYCLSKPFTTEGFPFGEDTLVFKVHGKMYALANLTKGHSINLKCEPERAVHLREMHSEIIPGYHMNKKHWNTINTEGLLSVDLLKELIDHSYDLVWGSLPKRLRDNS; from the coding sequence ATGAATATTGAAGAAATAAGAGCCTATTGCCTTTCGAAACCATTTACAACCGAAGGTTTTCCATTTGGAGAAGATACTTTGGTGTTTAAGGTTCATGGTAAAATGTATGCCTTGGCCAACTTAACAAAAGGACATAGCATCAATTTAAAATGTGAGCCAGAAAGAGCAGTTCACCTCAGAGAAATGCATTCAGAAATCATTCCTGGCTATCATATGAACAAAAAACATTGGAACACAATAAATACAGAAGGTTTGCTTTCGGTGGATTTATTGAAAGAATTAATTGACCATAGTTATGATTTAGTTTGGGGGAGTTTGCCTAAGAGGTTAAGAGATAATAGTTAA
- a CDS encoding acyltransferase — protein sequence MSKEYFAHETAVIDEGCKISEGVKIWHFSHIMSNCEIGENCNIGQNVVISPEVILGKNVKIQNNVSIYTGVICEDDVFLGPSMVFTNVTNPRSAVNRRGEYSKTIVKKGASIGANATIVCGHDIGEFAFIGAGAVVTKTVPAYALVVGNPARHLGWMSEFGHKLKFDMDGYAFCPESNEKYELKGGVVKKL from the coding sequence ATGAGTAAAGAATATTTTGCCCACGAGACTGCAGTGATTGATGAAGGCTGCAAAATATCAGAAGGAGTTAAAATTTGGCATTTCAGCCATATTATGAGTAATTGTGAGATTGGAGAAAATTGTAATATTGGCCAAAATGTGGTGATTTCCCCTGAGGTAATCCTTGGGAAGAATGTAAAAATACAGAATAATGTATCTATATATACTGGAGTAATTTGCGAGGATGATGTATTTCTAGGTCCTAGCATGGTTTTTACCAATGTGACCAATCCTAGAAGTGCTGTAAATCGCAGAGGAGAGTATTCCAAGACCATTGTGAAAAAAGGAGCCAGTATTGGAGCTAATGCGACTATCGTTTGTGGACACGATATTGGGGAGTTTGCATTTATTGGTGCCGGTGCAGTGGTGACAAAAACTGTTCCTGCTTATGCATTAGTAGTTGGAAATCCCGCTCGTCATCTGGGTTGGATGAGTGAATTTGGCCATAAGCTTAAATTCGATATGGATGGCTATGCTTTCTGCCCTGAAAGTAATGAGAAATACGAACTCAAAGGCGGGGTGGTTAAAAAACTATAA
- a CDS encoding long-chain fatty acid--CoA ligase: MKKKSTSIHTIVSQLEYAAEHFESKTYLADKEDSGWLPLSFSDVKLQSRYLALSLHSQGLKKGEHFSILSEGSSRWVISEFSLLYNGMASVPLSVKLMDEELPFRLNHSESKGIFISKNNLAKVLNIWNQIDNKDFKLIYLDHDIEYAYQLAEKQHISKDHIWSYFDLIEKGKEDYLNNASIIDQLLKNLSSEDVVTVSYTSGTTGNPKGIMLTHKNYMANSAEGVEVFKANDQLKTLIILPVDHCFAHTVAIFGALFSGMSLYFLDARGGSVNAIKNIPINLNEVKPNFLLTVPALSGNLMKKIIDGISDKGGFVEKLFHAGLKAGYEIHGDGFQKASWLSLIKNWPTYFLAKSLIFSKLSKVFGGNLQYMVGGGALLDIKQQQFFYTIGFPIYQGYGLTEATPIISSNTPFIHKLGTSGMVLPSIKCKIMNENGEECKTEEKGEIVISGDNVMKGYFKNTEASEEYIKNGCLWTGDLGYMDKNGFLVVTGREKALLIAEDGEKYSPEEIEEGLVFHAPLIQQAMLYNNQKRLTTSIITLEELKIKKLIKEQQITSASELLEAIHQEIKHFKNDPVYKVKFPSKWMPSLFYIAQEAFSEDNKQVNSTLKMVRHKIEEAYQTQIDLMYSSTGNESIKKVNEKTLADMYF, translated from the coding sequence ATGAAAAAAAAGTCTACAAGTATCCATACTATTGTATCACAACTGGAATATGCCGCAGAACACTTTGAATCAAAAACCTATCTTGCTGATAAAGAAGATTCGGGTTGGCTGCCTTTATCATTTTCCGATGTCAAGCTACAATCTAGATATTTAGCCCTTTCGCTACATAGCCAAGGGCTGAAAAAGGGAGAACATTTTTCTATTTTGTCTGAAGGCAGTTCTCGTTGGGTTATTTCTGAATTTTCCCTCCTCTATAATGGGATGGCTTCGGTACCTCTATCCGTAAAACTAATGGATGAAGAACTACCTTTCAGACTGAATCATTCAGAATCTAAAGGGATTTTTATTTCCAAAAACAACTTAGCTAAAGTATTGAATATCTGGAATCAAATTGATAATAAGGACTTCAAGCTGATTTATTTGGATCATGATATTGAATACGCCTATCAATTAGCAGAAAAACAACATATCTCCAAAGATCATATTTGGAGCTATTTTGATTTAATTGAAAAAGGGAAAGAGGATTACTTGAATAATGCTTCAATAATTGACCAGCTATTAAAAAACCTGAGTAGCGAAGATGTGGTTACCGTTTCCTACACTTCTGGAACCACCGGCAATCCGAAGGGTATTATGCTTACCCACAAAAACTATATGGCCAATAGCGCTGAAGGAGTTGAAGTTTTCAAAGCTAATGATCAATTAAAAACATTAATCATATTACCCGTCGATCATTGTTTTGCACATACGGTAGCGATTTTCGGAGCCCTATTCAGCGGAATGTCACTATATTTTCTGGATGCCAGAGGCGGCTCTGTTAATGCGATAAAAAACATCCCCATCAATCTAAATGAAGTAAAACCTAATTTTTTACTCACCGTTCCTGCCCTATCTGGTAATTTAATGAAAAAAATTATTGATGGTATCAGTGATAAAGGCGGGTTCGTTGAGAAATTGTTTCACGCCGGACTTAAAGCTGGATATGAAATTCATGGTGATGGATTTCAAAAAGCAAGTTGGCTTAGTCTTATAAAAAACTGGCCTACCTATTTTCTGGCTAAATCGCTTATATTCTCCAAATTAAGTAAAGTATTTGGAGGGAATTTACAATATATGGTTGGAGGAGGAGCACTCCTCGATATCAAACAGCAACAATTTTTCTATACCATCGGCTTCCCTATTTATCAAGGATATGGCTTAACTGAAGCTACACCTATCATTTCTTCAAACACCCCATTTATTCATAAACTAGGTACGTCAGGAATGGTTTTACCTTCCATTAAATGTAAGATTATGAATGAAAATGGAGAGGAATGCAAAACCGAAGAAAAAGGCGAGATTGTTATTTCTGGTGATAATGTGATGAAAGGATACTTCAAAAATACAGAAGCTAGTGAGGAGTATATAAAAAATGGGTGTTTGTGGACTGGAGATTTAGGCTATATGGATAAAAACGGATTTTTGGTGGTAACCGGCCGAGAAAAAGCTTTATTAATTGCTGAAGATGGAGAAAAATATTCACCCGAAGAAATTGAAGAAGGACTGGTATTTCATGCTCCACTTATTCAACAAGCCATGCTTTATAATAATCAGAAGAGGTTAACGACCTCTATTATTACACTTGAAGAACTAAAAATAAAGAAATTAATCAAAGAGCAGCAGATCACATCGGCATCTGAATTATTGGAAGCTATCCATCAAGAAATTAAGCATTTTAAAAACGACCCTGTTTATAAAGTGAAATTCCCAAGTAAATGGATGCCTTCCTTATTTTATATTGCTCAGGAAGCATTTAGTGAAGATAATAAGCAAGTGAATTCAACCTTAAAAATGGTCCGACACAAAATAGAGGAGGCTTATCAAACTCAAATCGATTTAATGTATTCAAGCACTGGAAATGAAAGCATAAAAAAGGTGAACGAGAAGACGCTAGCTGACATGTACTTTTAG
- the fabD gene encoding ACP S-malonyltransferase yields the protein MKAYVFPGQGAQFVGMGKELYDNSESAKALFEQANEILGFRITDLMFEGTDEDLRQTRVTQPAIFLHSVILANELGEDFKADMVAGHSLGEFSALVANKTLSFEDGLKLVYQRALAMQEACEIEPSTMAAIIGLDDDAVAKVCEELDEIVVPANFNCPGQLVISGSMKGIELACEKMKEAGAKRALPLKVGGAFHSPFMEPARVKLAEAIENTTFALGTCPIYQNVSGEKVTDPATIKENLVKQLTGPVRWTQIMTNMVADGLSHVTEVGPGTVLQGLFKKVDRKLPSESAKMEY from the coding sequence ATGAAAGCTTACGTTTTTCCGGGCCAAGGTGCTCAATTTGTTGGAATGGGTAAAGAACTATACGATAATTCAGAGAGTGCTAAGGCACTATTTGAACAAGCCAACGAAATTTTAGGTTTCCGTATTACTGATTTAATGTTCGAAGGAACTGATGAGGATTTAAGACAAACTAGAGTGACTCAGCCAGCTATTTTCTTACATAGTGTGATTTTGGCTAATGAGTTAGGAGAAGACTTTAAAGCAGATATGGTTGCGGGTCATAGCTTAGGCGAATTTAGTGCGTTAGTGGCTAATAAAACCTTAAGCTTTGAGGATGGTTTAAAATTAGTTTATCAACGTGCTTTAGCCATGCAAGAAGCTTGCGAAATAGAACCAAGTACTATGGCGGCGATTATCGGATTAGACGATGATGCAGTAGCTAAGGTATGTGAAGAGCTTGACGAGATTGTTGTTCCAGCTAATTTTAATTGCCCAGGTCAATTGGTGATTTCTGGTAGCATGAAAGGAATTGAGTTGGCTTGTGAGAAGATGAAAGAAGCCGGAGCAAAACGAGCATTGCCTTTAAAAGTAGGTGGTGCTTTCCACTCGCCATTTATGGAGCCTGCTAGAGTGAAACTAGCAGAAGCTATTGAGAATACAACGTTTGCTTTAGGTACTTGTCCAATCTATCAAAATGTAAGTGGTGAAAAAGTAACCGATCCTGCTACCATTAAAGAAAATTTAGTGAAGCAATTAACAGGTCCTGTGCGTTGGACACAAATCATGACCAATATGGTTGCTGATGGTTTAAGCCATGTGACTGAAGTAGGCCCAGGAACTGTTTTGCAAGGTTTATTCAAGAAAGTGGATAGAAAACTTCCTAGCGAATCTGCAAAAATGGAATACTAA
- a CDS encoding Bax inhibitor-1/YccA family protein, protein MIQQNNGYGQTYDQNIESATLAKTFMSRVFAWMFIALAATAATAYVFAGSPSLMGLMVNETGGMSILGWVVMLAPLGFVFYLNSRFQRMSRNSMILLFLVFSVLMGMSLSFVLLIYTSASVFSTFIVTSGTFGLMALVGYTTKTDLTKFGSILMMGLVGIILASIVNFFMQSGTMEYIISILGVLIFTGLTAYDVQKLKNIGLAIGPNRGADSDKLAIMGALTLYLDFINLFLFLLRFLGDRKQ, encoded by the coding sequence ATGATACAACAAAATAATGGCTATGGCCAAACTTACGATCAGAATATTGAATCTGCCACATTAGCAAAGACTTTTATGTCGCGTGTTTTTGCTTGGATGTTTATTGCGCTTGCTGCTACTGCTGCTACTGCTTATGTTTTTGCAGGTTCTCCATCATTAATGGGACTAATGGTTAACGAAACCGGAGGAATGTCTATCCTTGGGTGGGTGGTTATGTTAGCTCCTCTAGGATTTGTATTTTATTTGAATTCCCGATTTCAAAGGATGTCACGAAATTCAATGATATTATTATTCCTTGTTTTTAGTGTATTGATGGGAATGAGTTTGAGCTTTGTACTTCTAATTTATACTTCAGCATCGGTGTTTTCTACTTTTATTGTGACAAGCGGAACCTTTGGTTTGATGGCTTTGGTTGGATACACAACAAAGACTGATTTGACTAAATTTGGTTCCATCTTAATGATGGGATTGGTGGGGATTATATTAGCAAGTATCGTGAACTTCTTCATGCAAAGTGGAACTATGGAATATATTATTTCTATATTAGGAGTATTGATATTTACTGGTTTAACAGCTTATGATGTGCAGAAACTGAAGAATATTGGTTTGGCCATTGGTCCTAATCGTGGTGCTGATTCTGATAAGCTTGCCATTATGGGAGCATTAACTTTATACCTAGATTTCATTAACTTGTTCCTTTTCCTATTACGCTTTTTAGGTGATAGAAAACAATAA
- the folE gene encoding GTP cyclohydrolase I FolE, with amino-acid sequence MLDYERIDTWQPEKLEKLQFHYHEILKLIGEDPEREGLLETPRRVGKSMQFLTQGYDQNPEDILKSAMFKEDYKEMVIVKNIELYSMCEHHMIPFIGKAHVAYIPNGYITGLSKIARVVEAFARRLQVQERLTTQIKDCLQDTLNPLGVAVVIEAKHLCMAMRGVQKQNSVTTTSDFTGAFRKKETREEFIHLISSNLS; translated from the coding sequence ATGTTAGATTACGAAAGAATAGATACTTGGCAGCCCGAAAAGCTAGAAAAATTACAGTTCCATTACCACGAAATACTAAAACTTATAGGAGAAGATCCTGAAAGAGAGGGATTGTTAGAAACCCCGAGAAGAGTTGGGAAGTCTATGCAGTTTTTAACTCAAGGATATGATCAAAATCCGGAAGACATCCTCAAATCAGCTATGTTTAAAGAGGATTATAAAGAAATGGTGATTGTGAAGAATATCGAATTATATTCCATGTGTGAACATCATATGATTCCTTTTATTGGGAAAGCTCATGTGGCTTATATTCCTAATGGATATATAACAGGTTTAAGTAAAATTGCTCGTGTTGTTGAGGCTTTTGCTCGTCGACTCCAGGTGCAAGAAAGACTCACTACACAAATTAAAGATTGTCTTCAAGATACTTTGAATCCGCTAGGAGTAGCAGTGGTTATTGAGGCAAAACACCTTTGTATGGCAATGAGAGGAGTGCAAAAACAAAATTCAGTTACTACAACTTCTGATTTTACTGGAGCTTTCCGTAAAAAAGAAACTAGAGAAGAATTTATTCACTTGATTAGTTCTAACCTGTCATAA
- a CDS encoding 6-carboxytetrahydropterin synthase produces the protein MIYITRRERFNAAHRLFRADYNDEKNAEVFGKCSNPKWHGHNYELFVTIKGKVNPETGFLVNLTELKMLIREKITNKLDHKNLNEEVDFLKGKFTSTEVLCMSVWEELSEEVGNLGAQLHKVKIKETENNFVEYLGE, from the coding sequence ATGATTTATATTACCCGCAGAGAAAGATTTAACGCCGCACACCGACTTTTCAGAGCCGATTATAACGATGAAAAAAACGCAGAAGTGTTTGGAAAATGTTCTAATCCTAAATGGCATGGTCATAATTATGAGCTATTTGTAACCATAAAGGGAAAAGTAAATCCAGAAACAGGTTTCTTGGTGAACTTAACGGAATTGAAAATGTTAATCAGAGAAAAGATTACAAATAAGCTAGATCATAAGAATTTAAATGAGGAGGTAGATTTTTTAAAAGGTAAGTTTACTTCTACCGAGGTGTTATGTATGTCTGTATGGGAAGAATTATCAGAGGAGGTTGGTAACTTAGGCGCACAATTACATAAAGTAAAGATTAAAGAAACAGAGAATAATTTTGTTGAGTATTTGGGTGAATAG
- a CDS encoding AtpZ/AtpI family protein, with the protein MKQQKQKDKFNAYARYSNMAFQMIAIILLGTFGGFKLDELLDWGFPVFTVVLSLLSVILAIYISVKDLLK; encoded by the coding sequence ATGAAACAACAAAAGCAAAAAGATAAGTTTAATGCCTATGCCAGATATTCCAATATGGCTTTTCAAATGATAGCCATTATTTTACTTGGAACTTTCGGTGGATTTAAGCTAGATGAGCTACTGGATTGGGGATTCCCAGTTTTTACAGTGGTTTTATCATTATTGTCAGTGATTTTAGCCATATATATTTCAGTCAAAGATTTATTAAAATAA
- a CDS encoding polymer-forming cytoskeletal protein, translating to MAKNNDYDTNSINTIGAGTIVKGDITSDGDFRIVGKLIGTIQSKGKVVIGKNGSVEGDIICKNADVSGHVKGSVKVDELLSLATTSKMEGDVVTSRIAIEAGAVFSGQCHMSNANETTKAKR from the coding sequence ATGGCAAAAAATAACGATTACGATACCAATTCAATAAACACAATTGGAGCAGGAACTATTGTGAAAGGTGACATCACCTCAGATGGTGACTTTAGAATAGTTGGAAAATTAATAGGAACCATACAATCGAAAGGCAAAGTTGTTATAGGAAAAAATGGTTCTGTTGAAGGAGATATCATTTGCAAAAATGCTGATGTTTCTGGTCATGTGAAAGGAAGCGTTAAGGTTGATGAGTTATTGAGCTTAGCCACTACTAGCAAAATGGAAGGAGATGTGGTGACCTCACGAATAGCAATAGAAGCAGGTGCTGTTTTCTCAGGGCAATGTCACATGAGTAATGCTAATGAAACAACAAAAGCAAAAAGATAA